A stretch of DNA from Arachis hypogaea cultivar Tifrunner chromosome 19, arahy.Tifrunner.gnm2.J5K5, whole genome shotgun sequence:
CCTCCTCTGCATCCAAGTTTGCCCGAGGTGAAATAAGACTGTTGGCCATCCAAAGATGAATCAACTCTTGTTCACTGATTCTTGTATCTTTGGGAAATATGGCACAGAAAGCAAAGCACTGCTTCAATGTTGGTGTCAGGTGTAAGTAGCTCAACCTCAATGCAGGCAAAATATGATTTTCATTCGGTAAAGTCCATAGGCTACTTTCCTTAACCTCAAGCCATTCATTTCTGGTATTTTTGGAGCGCCTCAGACCTCCTAATGCTTTTGCTGCAAGAGGCGATCCCCCACACTTGCTCACTATCTCCTTGCCGATTTTCACAAGCTCTTCATCCTCCTCTTTGTCATCTCTAAATGCACGCTGTTTGAACAATGACCAACAATCATCTTCAGATAGGCCTGACAAATCATGAGTTTGGTATGCACCCATGATTGTTGCAACATCTTTATCACAACTGGACACCAAAACAGAGGCACCTTTGGATCCGCAACAAAAACAGATTTCAATTGATCCTATTTGTCTTCGTTTAGTCCGAACTCCAATTGTTGGTTTTTAACCCACACATCATCTAAAACCAATAAGAACTTTTTACCCTGAAGCAATCCTTTCACTTTTTCTTCCATCACAGGTAGCTCCAAAACTTTGCACTCATTCTTTGTGATAGATTGTACAATGGAACACAAAATCCTTCTGACATTGAAAGTCTCAGAAATACAAAGCCAAATCTTCAGGTTAAAATGGCTACTTACTCGTTCATCATGGTAGACCAACTGAGCAAGTGTTGTTTTCCCAAGACCACCTAAGCCAACGATGGGATAGACAGAAAGGAACTCAGAGTTTCGTGTCCGGCTAAGAAGAAACTCCACAACCTTCTCTTTAGCTGCATCTCGTCCAAGTACTTGAGGACTAACAATAGTTGGGCTTGTTTGGCGCCATTCAGCTACTTCAGTTGGCCTCTCCCTGACTCCTTCCCTTAGAAGAAACTTGTTCTTATCTTCAGCAATTTGATCCAATCTCCGTACGATCTCATTCAGCTCATGTCCAACCTTGCGGCGAAGCATGATGTTGTTCGGTTTGAAAGATGATAACCACCCATGTTGAGAGGATTTCGTAGGCAACTGATCAAGGACGTCATCCAGCAGGTACACAGCATCTTTAAGTTGTTGGAGCCAAATCTTGATAGGGGGTTAGACCATTGTTTCTCCTCagcatcatcaagaacaacttttgaTGAGTGCCAAAGTTCGTGACAGGTCTTCAGTCTTTTGCTTGATCTCAGAGAAGGCTGCGAATTCTCTCTGGACCAAAGGGATCACTTTCTCCAGCACAATCCCAAGCAAGGACTCAGCCATTTTCAGAAATGCAacaaatgaaaaaagaaagaaagaatggtTTTGCTTTGATGAGTGCAAATGGCTGTAGGAAAGAAATGAATTAATTGTGAATAGAAACTGTCTTGTAATGCAAAATACAGTCAGTGTTGAAAGAAAACTCCAACAAAAGTTAGTGGATCATCTTTTAATTTCTACCAGCTATTCTTACTCGTGTACTTTATTGTTAAGTTTAAGTTGATTTTGGGTTATacaaatgatgacaaacatttatTGGGATAAAGCccaaatgtgtttaattgtgtgtttTAGTGATGCAGGCCCATTATCCTTTTCTCAGCCCAACAATGTTGCTTAAGTATTCATTGAGTGCTTCAAATCAATGCACAAGCCCAAGGCACTTAATAAGCACCGTTCAGCAAAAACTAGAAGGCTATGCATTTGCTAAAGTGAAAAATGGGCATCTGTCTTCATCATGGAGAAAGGAGGACATctggaacaaaaagaaaaacacaacaaggaCAGCTGTGGCTCTAGCAAAGCAACAAAACATAAGGACATCAGCAAATCAAAAATGCAGAAGATCACAAGTAAAGTTTGGAAGAGCAAAACAAAAACTCAGAGCTATGGACAGCAGTTGGAATGGCTCAAATATGGAAATACTTTGCATGCCAAGGAAGACAACAACTCCAAGGACAACAGAGGTTGGTGGATCAGACCCTCCAACAAGCAGCGTTAGTGGAGCAGGATGGAAAAAAGGAATGCATGCCATAGGAGACAACTCCAACGGGTTGATGGTACAAAGAAATTGGAAGAGGCAAGGAAGAACAAAGTGGTAGAGCAAGCTGATTCTATAAAGGAAGCCTCACTCTACCATTTGAAGTCAAGGAAGAGAGCACACACATTCAGAGCATCATCTCTAACACAGAGCTGaaatctctttcttctactcaagcttaattctGATTTTTTGTTATGGCTGTCTTgtgttattttctgttttgaaaaGGCAATTATGTGAGGttcaaaagccaagagagaaaaggaaagagTGATGCAAAATAGCCACTATTTTCTTTATGTAATTTGGGTATCtgaactaggattagttccccttgccaagttgggttagcacttggtgaGAACTGAATCTGTGAAGATTCCCCTTccaagttgggatagcacttTGGGGTAGCTAAGCTTTGGTTAAGAAAGTTTAGGGGTTGATACTAGTTGAATTAGGGAAaaattcaatagtattggtgtatgtaacctgagaattatagtgaaaattccaccatggtttatggtggagactggacgtaggattCATGGCACCAAGAATCCGAACCAAGATACATGCtggcctctttctcctcttctctgcTCTTTTAATGTTCTGTGTATGAGACTATTTTAAATAATCTCCTGCAACTCGTGCAACAGCTTAAACAGAGCTTGAAATTTTAAGTTTAAAGGAaacttgattcaaccccccttctcaagttcaaccagaaccatcaattggtatccagagcaaggtctcaagaaggcaagcttcacagcttggagtaaagatccatgGCCAATAACATGAATCCCAACATCGTGACTTTCACTCTCACTGAAGGGCAGTCCAACAACAGACCTCCCTACTTCAATGGCAGCAACTACTCTTactggaaagagagaatgagaatCTTCGTGCAGTCGATCGACTACAACATCTGGAAGATCATTCTCAATGGTCCAGACGTTCCCACCAAACAGAATGCTGATGAAGGAGTTGTGGCAAAGGAGGACAGCGAATGGacagatgaagaaaagaagaaggttgaACTCAATGCCAAGGCAATCAACCTGATGCACTGTGCAATCAGCTTTGAAGAGTTCAGAAAAGTGTCAAGGTGCAAAACGGCTAAAGAAATCTGGGATAAGCTCAGACTCACTCATGAAGGCACTAAGCAAGTGAGGGAGACCAGAATTGACATGCTGATGAAGGAGTATGAAATGTTCAGTATGAAGGAAGATGAGAGCATCGATCAAATGTTCGAAAGGTtctcaataatcatcaacaatctgGACGCTATGGGAAGAAACTACTCTGAAGAAACCTTGGTAAGGAAGATTCTGAGGAGTCTTACCAAGAAATGGGAAGTGAAAAGCACAGCCATCTCTGAAAAGAATGATTTGATCAAAatcacctatgatgagctgagaggcaaGCTGCTGGCTTACGAAACCACTCACATGTTCCAAGACAAagatgacaaaaagaaaagtatagcacTAAAATCTAGAATGACAGCCCAAGGAGAAGAATCTGATGACAGTTTCTCAGATGAAGAAATGGTGCTCTTtgcaagaaaaatgagaagaCTACTGAGATACAAAAACAAAGGCAAAGGAAGCTCTTCATCCAAAGATGTCAAGAAAGATCAAGTCAAGTTCACATGCCATCACTGCAAGGAACCTGGTCACTTCAAGTCAGATTGCCCTCAACTTAAAAAGGGCGAAAAATCAAagaaagacaaaaagaaggtgatgatGGCAACATGGGAGGACTTGGAGAACGACACCAGCTCAGAGAGCTCAGATCAAGAAGCTCAACTATGTCTGATGGCAGATCATAATGATGAAGATGAGGTAGATCTCTCTGACTTATCTATTGATGAACTGCACTACATTATCAAAGACATTTCTGTGAACTCTAAGAAACTCTTGGATAAGTATGCTAAatgtaagaaagaaaatgaagctTTGAGGACAGAAAATGATcttcttttgaaaaaggttaaGGCAAATGAAACTAGTAATGAAaagtttttaaaagaagaaaacattgCCTTGCAAGCTGAATTAGAAAAATACAAACTCAAGCATGAAGTTACTGCTTCCACTGATTTGATTTCTGAAAACAAAAAGCtgaatgaacaaataaaaaatttgaatgaagACTTAGCAAAGTTTGTTCAAGGTTCTCAAAATCTGAACAAACTACTTGCTAGTCAAAGGTTTGGATCTGAAAAATCTGGACTTGGATTCATAGAGGAAAACAAGGCTGTTTTCaaacaaaactttaaaaaatctGAAGCCTcctcttccaagcttttcaaaccaAAAGGATTCAACAAACCTCAAAAATCAGTAAGCAAGAATCATTGCTACAAGTGCAACAGAAATGGTCATGATCCTCCTCAATGTTTCATCTTTCTTAAGTCTTTTGGTAAtgatagtaaattatataaagttaTTCATGATTATAATGCTCTTGGGCAACCAAGAAGATTTcacatcaaaggatccaaatggatttggatacctaaggttagttGAAGAACATGCAGGTTTGCCTTGCATCCAAGAAGAAAATGGACATGTGGTAtcttgatagtggatgttcaaggcatatgaccggaagggatactttcttcattaaactcaacaagtataatggaggatttgtcacttttgGAGATAATAGTAAAGGTAAAATTATTGCCATTGGTAAGGTTGGCAAAGATTTTTCAACTTGCATTGATAGTGTCTTTTTAGTTGATGGGTTAAAGCATAATCTATTGAgcataagtcaattgtgtgatctTGGATATGCTGTAACCTTTAGAAAATCTGATTGTAGAGTCATAAATGAGAAAACAGGGGCTGTTTTATTTGTTGCCAAAAGAAGTAACAATGTTTATGGTATCACTCTAGATGATCTAAAAGTTCAAAATGTAACTTGTTTCTCTTCAATGGAATCTGAAAAATGGATGTGGCATAAGAGGttaggacatgctagcatgttccAAATCTCTAAGCTTGTAAAGAGAAGCTTAGTTAGAGGTCTTCCTAATATAAAATTTGACAAGgatatcacttgtgatgcttgtcaaatgggTAAACAAATTAAAACCTCTTTCAAACCCAAGGAAGATGTCTCTACTAAGAAACCATTGGAGTTGTTACATCTTGATCTGTTTGGACCAACTAGGACTCAAAGTCTTGGAGGAAAGAGTTATGGCatggtaattgtggatgactatactagattTGGCTGGGTGTTCTTTCTTGCTCATAAACATGAGGCTTTTTCAGTTTTTGAGAAATTCAGCAAAAAGgttcaaaatgaaaaaggtttaaaaattGTTTCAATTAGAAGTGACCatggtaaagaatttgaaaatcaattttttggatCTTTTTGTGATGAACAAGGCATATCAcataacttctcttgtccaagaacacctcaacaaaatggtattgtggaaagaagaaatagaagtttacAAGAAATGGCTAGAGCTATGTTATGTGAATATGAAATTCCCAAGTTCttgtgggctgaagctgtgaatacagcttgctatgttctaaatagaaccatcattaggaagtttttgaagaaaaccccatatgaactttggaaagggcaTCCTCCCAATCTTAGTTATTTTCATGTGTTTGGCTGTAAGTGTTTCATTCTAAATATCAAAGAAAATTTAGGAAAATTTGATCCTAAAACACATGAAAGGATTTTTCTTGGTTACTCCACAaatagcaaggcctatagagtttataacAAGAACTCCAAAACTGTTGAGGAAACCATGCATGTCACTTTCTGTGAGACTAACATTGTTCCTAGTGTTTGCATAGATGATAGTCCAGGTTTCGAAGCTGAACTACCCAAGAATGATGAGCCAGTTCAACAAAATTCAAGTTCTCAGGAAGCTGCACCTACTAGCAACGAAAATTCTAATTCTGCAAGAGACAATTTGGAATTATCCCCTGTTGCTGCAGAAAATACTGATGCAGAGGCCATTGTTGATCAAGAGGAACCTGAATCCTCACACCAGTCAAAAAGACCAAGAGAATGGAGGTTTCTGAAAAACTATCCTGAAGAGTTCATAATAGGAAATCCATCCACTGGCAGGACTACCCGTTCATCTTTGAAAAGAGCCGAATCCAACAACATTGCTCTCTTATCAAAGATTGAACCACAAAACATCCAAGAAGCTCTTGCTGATCCTTCATGGGTGCTAGCTATGAAGGAAGAATTGCTGCAATTTGAGAAGAACCAGGTCTGGTCATTAGTGCCTTATCCAAATGGAAAGAAAGTCACTGGCACTAAGTGGATTTTCAGAAACAAACTGGGTGAAGATGGATCCATAGtccgaaacaaagctagattggtcGCTCAAGGATATGATCAAGAGGAAGGGATTGATTTCGATGAATCCTTTGCACCTATAGCTCGAATGGAAGCCATCAGATTGCTCCTTGCATATGCTGCTCATTGTGGCTTCAAGTTGTTCCAAATGGACGTAAAGTGTGCTTTTCTCAATGGCATAATAGATAGAGAGGTTTATGTGGCTCAACCACCTAGGTTTGAAAACAAATCTTTTCCTGaccatgttttcaaactagcTAAGGCCTTAtatggtttgagacaagctcctagagcttggtatgagaggcttagctcatttttgttgaaaaataattttcaaagaggAGCCACTGACACCACTTTATTTATTAGGAACTATCAtgatcattttattcttgtgcaagtttatgttgatgatattatatTTGGTTCGGCTAATGAGGATTTGTGTGGAGATTTTGCTAAGCTTATGACCAATGAATTTGATATGAGCATGATGGGAGAACTCAATTTCTTCCTAGGCTTGCAAATCAAGCAAACTGCAGAAGGCATATTCAtccatcaagaaaaatatgcaaaagaacttGTCAAGAAGTTTGGGCTGGACTGTGCTAAGCCTATGGGAACCCCCATGCATCCTAACATCAAGCTTGATAAGGATGAACATGGTAGAGATGTTGATGAGACACGTTACAGAGGGATGATTGGATCCCTAATGTATCTAACCTCCTCAAGGCCTGATATCATCCAAAGTGTTGGAGTCtgctcaaggtttcaatcaaAGCCTAAGGAGTCACATCTCTCTGCTGTCAAGAGAATCATTCGATATGTACTTGGTACCACTAATTATGGGTTATGGTTTCCTAAGACTGATTCTTTTCAATTAGTGGGTttctgtgatgcagattttgttgGGGATAGGACTGATAGAAGAAGCACAAGTGGCATGTGCTGCTTTCTTGGGAAATCTCTCATTGTTTGGTCTAGCAAAAAGCAAGCTACGGTAGCACTGTCAACAGCCGAAGCTGAGTATATTGCAGCCTCCTCTTGTTGTTCTCAATTATTATGGCTGAAAACTCAACTAGCTGACTATAAATTGAATGTCTCAAATATTCCATTATTTTGTGACAACATGAGTGCTATCAATATTTCCAAAAACCCTATTTTTCACtctagaacaaagcacattgaagttCGTTTTCATTCtataagagaacatgtgcaaaatggAAATTTAGATATTCAGTTTGTTAATTCTGAGGGTCAGCTAGCTGATATATTCACCAAACCATTGATAGAGGAGAGGTTCTGCAAGTTAAGAACTGAACTGGGCATTCTAACTTCATATCTGTTTTCTTAATATTTCTGATAATGAGATCTTTTGTGTTTTATCTCTTGAATCGCGGTGAGATTTTTTGGCAGATGATGAGTTAACTTCATTAAGTCACTATGAAGTTACTGGATTCACACCTGACCATAATAAATGATGGACCTCAAGTGCTGGAGCAGTTCACGACATCTGGGCTTTCTTTATTGAAACCATTTGGCCCATTTCAGCCTTGCTCTCTTAATGTTTTACCAACtgcatttcattttttaaattgggCCCCTTCAAATTTTTTTCACATCATTTCTTCAAATAGGTTTTCAATTTTTGTCTGTTCTACTTTCTTTAGgcatcttttgattttttttgtttctctctcCTGGTATCAATGTACAAAGGTTACAGCTGTAACTTTCAATGATTTTCAAAACATTTTAAAGTTTTCATTTTTACCTACTTCCAAGATGCAGCCTTTACTCTTCTCTCTAAAACTCCTATTTCTTTTGCTTACTTGCTTGTGAGACATATGCATGCTTGTGTTAGTACCAAAAATGCTTTACCTTATGCCATGCttcttacaaaaatttttcaatattACAACATTGATTTTGGGGCTGAAATTGCAAAAGATTGTAACTCATATATTTAAGGGGGTGGTGCAGTAAAGAAAACAACTTCCAGGCATCGCCGAACTGATGACAGCACCGATGTTCCCTCTGTTGATGAGGATCCTCTGATTCTCCTTTCCACCTCCACCCCAATCAAGGTCATGATATGCACTCTGAAGAACGTACTTAAGGAGTTCATCAATCTGACTGACCTTCTTCTCACTCATGGTGCCGAGCGCAAAAGGAACCAGGTTATGGAGGAAAATGCTTTAAAGAAGACCAAGGGGAGAATTCGGATTCTGAGGGATTTTGTGGAGGATGTTGAGGTTGGCCTCATCACATCTGACAATGAGGGGGAGGACGATAGAACCTCTGATGAATCCAACTCTGATGCCTAGCTCTTGTTATCTCATATGCGGATATGACCTGTTTTCGTTTTGCACttgtttattttactttcttttggATGACTGTAACAGACTTAAACCAC
This window harbors:
- the LOC112777704 gene encoding putative disease resistance protein RGA3; this encodes MGAYQTHDLSGLSEDDCWSLFKQRAFRDDKEEDEELVKIGKEIVSKCGGSPLAAKALGGLRRSKNTRNEWLEVKESSLWTLPNENHILPALRLSYLHLTPTLKQCFAFCAIFPKDTRISEQELIHLWMANSLISPRANLDAEEVGNINWNELCQK